Below is a genomic region from Pectobacterium polaris.
CCGGTAGGGGAGTTCGCCGCTCCGCAGACAAAAGCGATATCACGGTGGCCCTGTGCAATCAGGTAATTGACGGCATCATGGCAGTGCTGCTGGTGATTGGCACAGATGCCATTATCGCCGTGTTGATGCAGTGTGCGGTTCACGACCATGATTGGTTGATCGTGCTGTTCGATAATCTCTTCCAGCTCATTCGTGGAAAGAAAACGCGGATAGATAATGACGGCATCGCAGCGTAAATCGAGCAGGAACTGGATCGCTTCGCGCTCTTCTTCCGCGCTGTGCTTGCCATCTGCCATGATGAGCTGCCGCCCGTATTTCTCCGTCATGGTTGCCGTTTGGAACAGCAATTCGCTGAAATAGGGGCCGCTGTACAGCGTGTTGGTCACAACCAAACCAATGATTTGCGACTTGCTCGTGGCGAGCTGGCGCGCCAGCAGGTTGGGCCGGTAGCCAATCTCTTCAATCGCCTTGAATACCCGATCTCGCGTGGTCTTACTGACGTAGTTATTCCCTGTCAGCACGCGTGATACGGTGGCTTTGGATACACCGGCTTTTTTCGCTACATCGAGCATGGTTACCATCGTACTTTCCCGTTCTCCTGTACTGCCTGATGTCGTCATTATAGGGATATTTCCTCTCTTTTTATCATCAATACAGAATAGGGGGATAAAAATATTCCTCACTTGCGCTATTTATGATCGCCTTCAAAAAATAGTAAAAACAATATGAAACCGGTTGCATATTATTTTGTGTCTTGCTTGAATAATAAAAAAACGGACGGTGAGGTGCAGTATGAATAAGATTTTACTCTGTTGCGCAGCAGGAATGTCTACCAGCATGCTGGTACAGCGGATGGAAAAGGTCGCCGAGAAAAAT
It encodes:
- a CDS encoding LacI family DNA-binding transcriptional regulator, which translates into the protein MVTMLDVAKKAGVSKATVSRVLTGNNYVSKTTRDRVFKAIEEIGYRPNLLARQLATSKSQIIGLVVTNTLYSGPYFSELLFQTATMTEKYGRQLIMADGKHSAEEEREAIQFLLDLRCDAVIIYPRFLSTNELEEIIEQHDQPIMVVNRTLHQHGDNGICANHQQHCHDAVNYLIAQGHRDIAFVCGAANSPTGTSRLAGYRQALEENGVPYNDRLVAPGDWTHDSGYTAAQILLQRNETFSALVASNDDMAIGAAKALREHGLTIPQDVSLLGFDDLPMASWFYPPLTTVHVPVAEMISYTLEKLLCRLEGETVAPAPAFKGELIIRDSVSKGPAA